A single region of the Gemmata palustris genome encodes:
- a CDS encoding ABC transporter permease, which translates to MAQTDTLLRYRPWRGTARGPLFASTALARASLKLLLRRRLMWGLFALALLVFFFFFYAQYLVVWIANQLATETVRFAGIPVNARNITRFLDRLALNGTDHTFGNFIWYQGYVLVIVLALAGSVLVGNDFSHGSLPFYLSKPIGRWHYVLGKCLAIGALINLLTTVPALVLWLEAGLLYDWKSYYLDNFTLLLGIIGYGLALTVTLSPLTVATAVLVRRTVPMAMIWMGLFVLLPMLSSWLVETLKDERWRLIDLWNDLYLCGLSCLSADPATIRPQPQPEYWQAWVATSTVIGACVLYLRRRIQAVEIVQ; encoded by the coding sequence ATGGCGCAAACTGATACCCTGCTCCGCTACCGGCCGTGGCGCGGAACCGCGCGCGGGCCGCTGTTCGCCTCGACCGCGCTGGCCCGCGCTTCGCTGAAGTTGCTCCTGCGCCGGCGGCTCATGTGGGGGCTGTTCGCGCTGGCGCTGCTCGTGTTCTTTTTCTTCTTCTACGCGCAGTACCTCGTGGTGTGGATCGCGAACCAGCTCGCCACCGAAACCGTGCGCTTCGCCGGGATTCCGGTCAACGCGCGCAACATCACGCGGTTCCTCGACCGACTCGCACTCAACGGCACCGACCACACGTTCGGTAACTTCATCTGGTACCAGGGCTACGTGCTCGTGATCGTGCTGGCGCTCGCAGGGTCGGTGCTGGTGGGCAACGATTTTTCGCACGGGAGTTTGCCGTTCTACCTCTCCAAACCCATCGGGCGCTGGCACTACGTCCTCGGGAAGTGCCTCGCGATCGGCGCGCTCATCAACTTGCTGACCACGGTCCCGGCGCTCGTCCTCTGGCTCGAAGCCGGGCTGCTCTACGACTGGAAATCGTACTACCTCGACAACTTCACGCTGTTGCTCGGTATCATCGGTTACGGGTTGGCACTCACGGTCACGCTGAGTCCGCTCACCGTGGCGACCGCGGTACTGGTTCGGCGCACGGTGCCGATGGCGATGATCTGGATGGGGCTGTTCGTGCTGCTCCCGATGCTGTCCAGTTGGCTCGTGGAGACGCTGAAAGACGAGCGCTGGCGGCTCATCGATTTGTGGAACGATCTCTATCTGTGCGGCCTGTCGTGCCTGAGCGCGGACCCCGCGACCATCCGTCCGCAGCCGCAGCCGGAATACTGGCAAGCGTGGGTCGCGACCAGCACGGTCATCGGCGCGTGCGTATTGTATCTGCGTCGGCGAATCCAGGCGGTGGAGATCGTTCAGTAG
- a CDS encoding ABC transporter ATP-binding protein, with the protein MPLIELNAVTRRFGAFTALSDVTLTLPPGRIGLLGPNGAGKSTLLKILMGLIPPSSGTGRVLDEALGGDRDAEGNWRLRRLIGFMPEADALVPGLTGVEYVSLAGELYGMPRREATRRAHEVLSYLELEEARYRCVEEYSAGMKQRAKLAQALVHDPPVLLLDEPTSGLDPAGRDAMLRLVKALGVDHGKSVLLSTHLLADVEAVCERVVIMAGGRVRGEGTVAELCARRQDRFRVRVQGELTAFRADIEGAGVKFIGDNGQGEWRVAVPAGWSNLTFFRHADARGVVIRALARDDETLEELFLRAVSN; encoded by the coding sequence ATGCCCCTCATCGAACTCAACGCCGTGACACGCCGGTTCGGTGCGTTCACCGCGCTGAGCGACGTCACGCTGACGCTCCCGCCGGGGCGCATCGGGCTGCTCGGGCCGAACGGGGCCGGGAAGTCCACGCTGCTCAAGATCCTGATGGGGCTCATCCCACCGTCGAGCGGGACCGGCCGGGTGCTCGACGAGGCACTGGGCGGCGACCGCGACGCGGAGGGGAACTGGCGCTTACGGCGCCTCATCGGGTTCATGCCGGAAGCCGATGCCCTCGTTCCCGGATTAACCGGGGTCGAGTACGTCAGTCTGGCGGGCGAACTGTACGGGATGCCGCGGCGCGAGGCCACGCGGCGCGCACACGAGGTGCTTTCGTACCTGGAACTGGAAGAAGCGCGGTACCGGTGCGTCGAGGAGTACTCCGCCGGCATGAAGCAGCGGGCGAAGCTGGCTCAAGCGCTCGTTCACGACCCGCCCGTGCTGCTGCTCGACGAACCGACGTCCGGTCTCGACCCCGCGGGGCGCGACGCGATGCTCCGGCTCGTGAAGGCGCTGGGGGTCGATCACGGCAAATCGGTGCTACTCTCCACGCACCTGCTCGCGGACGTTGAAGCCGTGTGCGAGCGGGTCGTCATCATGGCGGGCGGGCGCGTGCGCGGGGAGGGAACGGTCGCGGAACTGTGCGCGCGCCGGCAGGACCGGTTCCGGGTCCGCGTGCAGGGCGAACTGACCGCGTTCCGCGCGGACATTGAGGGCGCGGGCGTGAAGTTCATCGGCGACAACGGCCAGGGCGAGTGGCGCGTGGCGGTCCCGGCCGGGTGGTCGAACCTCACGTTCTTCCGGCACGCGGACGCACGCGGCGTCGTCATCCGTGCCCTCGCGCGCGACGACGAGACGCTCGAAGAACTGTTCCTGCGCGCCGTGAGCAACTGA
- a CDS encoding ABC transporter ATP-binding protein has translation MMRTESELTAPPESRATVSAAVPHASPPTPHSEAPLLLFEQVSKWYGTVLALNQVTLELTGGITGLVGANGAGKSTLLRMANGQLKPTLGRVRVRGTDAWDWRARRLVGYCPDIDAFYEDLSGRRFVWVMARLCGYTRAESNRRTEAVLERVGMTDRADRKLRGYSKGMRQRIKLAQALLHDPELLILDEPLSGIDPIGRQELLELFQALAAQGKCLLISSHELEALEKLTNHVVIMARGRVAAVGTLQQIRDLLDDHPLSVRIDVARAREVARLLLAMPEVLAVDVAPKLADGVEAVVVKARNPKRFFELFGRLAVEHQLDVQRLEPLDESAHAILGYLLGGSGKT, from the coding sequence ATGATGCGCACCGAGTCGGAACTCACCGCTCCTCCCGAGTCGCGCGCGACTGTTTCCGCCGCCGTTCCTCACGCTTCGCCCCCCACCCCTCATTCAGAAGCGCCTTTACTCCTGTTCGAGCAGGTCTCCAAGTGGTACGGCACGGTTCTCGCGCTGAACCAGGTTACGCTCGAACTCACGGGCGGAATCACGGGGCTCGTGGGCGCGAACGGCGCGGGCAAGTCCACGCTGCTCCGAATGGCAAACGGGCAACTGAAGCCGACGCTCGGCCGCGTCCGCGTGCGCGGAACCGATGCGTGGGACTGGCGCGCCCGGCGGTTGGTCGGTTACTGCCCGGACATCGATGCGTTCTACGAAGACCTGTCCGGCCGGCGGTTCGTGTGGGTGATGGCCCGGCTGTGCGGCTACACGCGGGCCGAATCGAACCGGCGCACGGAAGCGGTTCTCGAGCGCGTGGGCATGACCGACCGCGCCGACCGCAAGCTCCGCGGGTACTCGAAGGGCATGCGCCAGCGCATCAAACTGGCCCAGGCACTGTTACACGACCCCGAATTGCTGATCCTCGATGAACCGCTCTCGGGAATCGACCCCATCGGCCGACAGGAACTGCTCGAACTCTTTCAGGCGCTCGCGGCGCAGGGCAAGTGTCTACTCATTTCGAGCCACGAACTCGAGGCCCTCGAGAAGCTGACGAACCACGTCGTCATCATGGCACGCGGGCGCGTCGCGGCCGTGGGCACGCTCCAGCAGATCCGCGACCTGCTCGACGATCACCCGCTGTCCGTGCGCATCGACGTCGCCCGGGCGCGCGAGGTCGCCCGACTATTACTCGCGATGCCGGAAGTGCTCGCGGTGGACGTGGCGCCCAAACTCGCCGACGGGGTCGAGGCGGTGGTGGTGAAGGCCCGCAACCCGAAGCGGTTCTTCGAGTTGTTCGGCCGGCTCGCGGTCGAGCACCAACTCGACGTTCAGCGCCTCGAACCGCTCGACGAATCCGCCCACGCGATCCTCGGGTACCTGCTCGGCGGCTCGGGGAAGACGTGA
- the argJ gene encoding bifunctional glutamate N-acetyltransferase/amino-acid acetyltransferase ArgJ, with protein sequence MNEWHLARGYRFAGIVSGLRTEPDRRDLAVIVSDTPAAAAGVFTQNRVCAAPVQVSRDRLPRPDARAIVICSGNANACTGDQGLADARRMTDLVAAELGCPPEQVLVASTGVIGRPLPMPVLEAGVPKATREAATGRDAFSNAAHAILTTDTGIKIASRRHAGFTVTGFAKGAAMIGPNMATMLGFVLTDAAVAPADLHRILKVAAEQSFNSISVEGHTSTNDTVFLLANGSGPPLAGAELETFAHEVRHVCIELARKIIIDAEGAEHLVTIEVEGCRTDVEAKQIAKTIAESALVKTAVFGADPNWGRVVSAAGYSGVAFEEKDLSLWMGDMLLYRSGTPLPFDAASASAYLKHNREVHFKLKFTLGSGRCTFYTSDLTTEYVRLNADYTT encoded by the coding sequence ATGAACGAATGGCACCTCGCCCGCGGCTACCGGTTCGCGGGTATTGTGAGCGGACTGCGCACGGAACCGGACCGGCGCGACCTCGCCGTGATCGTGAGCGATACCCCCGCCGCGGCCGCCGGCGTCTTCACCCAAAACCGCGTGTGCGCGGCACCTGTGCAGGTGAGCCGCGACCGGCTCCCGCGCCCGGACGCCCGCGCGATCGTGATTTGTTCGGGGAACGCGAACGCCTGCACCGGCGACCAGGGACTCGCCGACGCCCGGCGCATGACCGATCTCGTAGCGGCCGAACTCGGGTGCCCACCGGAACAGGTACTCGTCGCCTCCACGGGCGTGATCGGGCGCCCGCTGCCGATGCCCGTGCTCGAAGCCGGCGTGCCCAAAGCGACGCGCGAAGCCGCAACCGGGCGCGACGCCTTCTCGAACGCCGCCCACGCGATCCTCACCACCGACACCGGCATCAAGATCGCGTCACGGCGGCACGCCGGGTTCACGGTCACCGGCTTCGCCAAGGGCGCGGCGATGATCGGCCCGAACATGGCGACCATGCTCGGGTTCGTGCTCACGGACGCCGCCGTCGCCCCCGCGGACCTGCACCGCATCCTCAAAGTCGCGGCCGAACAGAGCTTCAACAGCATCTCCGTGGAAGGCCACACCAGCACCAACGACACCGTGTTCCTGCTCGCCAACGGGAGCGGTCCGCCGCTCGCCGGCGCGGAGCTGGAAACCTTCGCCCACGAGGTGCGGCACGTCTGCATCGAACTCGCGCGCAAAATCATCATCGACGCGGAGGGAGCAGAGCACCTCGTCACGATCGAAGTGGAGGGGTGCCGAACGGACGTCGAGGCGAAGCAGATCGCGAAAACGATTGCCGAGAGCGCGCTGGTGAAGACCGCGGTGTTCGGCGCCGACCCGAATTGGGGCCGGGTGGTTTCGGCCGCGGGATATTCCGGGGTAGCGTTTGAAGAGAAAGACCTGTCGCTGTGGATGGGCGACATGCTGCTCTACCGGTCCGGCACCCCGTTGCCGTTCGACGCCGCGTCCGCGTCCGCGTACCTGAAGCACAACCGCGAAGTTCACTTCAAGCTGAAATTCACACTCGGTTCGGGCCGCTGCACGTTCTACACCAGCGACCTCACCACCGAGTACGTGCGTCTGAACGCGGACTATACCACCTGA